In Vibrio marisflavi CECT 7928, the following are encoded in one genomic region:
- a CDS encoding sensor histidine kinase: MMSPYLLIAIIIVYVGMLYLIARWGEADSKLAKNVSSSAFVYILSLAVYCTSWTFYGSVGLASRAGILVYTIYLGPTILIFMMWPMLRRMLRIKQAYHVNSIADFISARFNQSFALAGLATVVAMVGIVPYLALQLKAINSSFEIMTAGNQSTSGFTWLIWLGVALFTIAFGVRHVDPTERHPGMMLALAAESMVKLVAMILVGVFVCFIMFDGPVSIFNQLVQLKPEQAEAITKMPNPITWVSFLILAASAFFMLPRQFHVMVVENSQSSYIKKAQWLLPLYLFLITIFVIPIASAGALVIGPDKPDMYMLTLPQSEKQIALSVIVFVGGFSASMAMLMVSGMTLSNMFSNHLALPTLRKFFPTKNFGQYLLQIRWLGVFLVLAAGQMFYLFLGETYLLVNIGLISFCAVLQFFPVIIAGLYWEQVNSKGALIGLSAGFIVWTYTMLFPAITKSGWVDDTILQTGLFGIELLRPEHLFGSNIDKVSHGAFWTLVFNISGLVIGSMVTNESDKEAKHNAEFLDIMHQRQQEADETVLDLPKNINLREKVSILLNLFERYFPEEGARDKVDVVLELHKLDRNTQINTQELANIEKTAERLLSGATGAAMAHVLIKESKLFTDSEIKELEKSYASLLSQLKISPVQLRMQLNYAKEKEKLAAQYNKQLEGLVDTRTKELQGVIAKLNSTQAQLIETEKQASLGKLVAGIAHEINTPVGICVTASTNLKHQTSDVCRTYRQEKLTEQALFDYFELCTESVDIITKNSERASNLIRSFKQVAVDQSADELRTIDISQYLDEITLSLKPVLQKAKHKINISCDQTISFTSYAGAISQLFTNLIMNSVIHAFKADQVGNIDIQVFEKEKHLYITYKDDGEGLIEEHAKSLFDPFFTTKRDEGGSGLGAHLIHTIVTQKLLGSINFETAPGEGLTYHISFPLKRTNSEEPPENQDNFES, translated from the coding sequence ATGATGAGTCCATATCTATTAATCGCAATCATCATTGTCTATGTTGGCATGCTCTACCTCATTGCGCGCTGGGGTGAAGCAGATAGTAAATTAGCCAAGAACGTTTCTTCGAGTGCATTTGTCTATATTTTATCCTTAGCCGTTTACTGCACGAGTTGGACCTTTTACGGCAGTGTCGGATTAGCCTCGCGTGCAGGTATCCTCGTCTACACAATATACTTGGGGCCAACGATCCTCATATTCATGATGTGGCCAATGCTAAGGCGTATGCTACGCATCAAACAAGCCTATCACGTAAACAGCATTGCCGACTTTATCTCCGCTCGCTTCAATCAAAGTTTTGCTTTAGCTGGGCTAGCTACTGTTGTCGCAATGGTCGGCATCGTTCCATACCTTGCATTGCAGCTCAAAGCTATAAACTCATCTTTTGAAATAATGACAGCAGGAAACCAGTCGACTTCAGGCTTTACTTGGCTTATCTGGTTGGGCGTGGCTTTATTTACCATTGCATTCGGCGTGCGTCATGTAGACCCTACTGAAAGACATCCCGGAATGATGCTAGCCCTCGCTGCTGAAAGCATGGTTAAACTGGTAGCCATGATATTAGTTGGTGTATTTGTCTGTTTTATTATGTTTGATGGGCCTGTTTCAATATTTAATCAATTAGTTCAATTGAAGCCCGAACAAGCTGAAGCCATTACGAAAATGCCCAACCCGATTACCTGGGTTAGCTTCCTCATTCTAGCTGCTTCTGCATTTTTTATGTTGCCGCGACAATTCCACGTTATGGTTGTCGAAAACTCGCAATCGAGCTATATCAAGAAAGCTCAATGGCTGCTACCACTGTATCTATTTCTCATCACGATATTTGTTATCCCAATTGCATCAGCTGGCGCATTAGTTATTGGCCCAGATAAGCCAGACATGTACATGCTCACCTTACCTCAAAGCGAAAAGCAGATAGCACTTTCTGTAATTGTATTTGTGGGTGGATTTTCAGCCTCAATGGCAATGTTAATGGTATCGGGTATGACACTATCGAATATGTTTAGTAACCACCTAGCTCTCCCCACATTGCGTAAATTTTTTCCAACAAAAAACTTTGGTCAATATTTGCTTCAAATTCGTTGGTTAGGAGTATTTCTAGTTCTAGCCGCGGGACAAATGTTCTATTTGTTCTTGGGTGAAACCTATTTACTAGTCAACATTGGGCTAATCTCATTCTGCGCTGTACTACAGTTTTTCCCTGTCATAATCGCAGGGCTGTACTGGGAGCAAGTCAATTCCAAAGGCGCGCTAATTGGTTTGTCGGCTGGCTTCATAGTATGGACATACACCATGTTATTCCCTGCAATCACAAAAAGTGGCTGGGTGGATGATACGATACTTCAAACTGGGTTGTTTGGCATTGAGCTACTAAGGCCAGAGCACTTATTTGGCTCAAACATAGATAAAGTGAGTCACGGAGCCTTCTGGACTTTAGTGTTTAATATTTCCGGGCTCGTCATTGGTAGCATGGTAACCAATGAATCGGACAAAGAAGCCAAGCATAATGCTGAGTTTCTAGACATCATGCACCAAAGGCAGCAGGAAGCCGATGAAACTGTCCTCGACTTACCAAAAAACATAAACCTACGAGAAAAAGTGTCGATATTGCTTAACCTGTTTGAGCGTTACTTCCCTGAAGAGGGAGCTCGCGACAAGGTAGACGTGGTCCTAGAGCTACACAAGTTAGACCGCAATACACAAATCAATACCCAAGAACTAGCCAATATCGAGAAAACCGCTGAGCGTTTACTAAGCGGTGCCACTGGCGCCGCAATGGCTCATGTTCTTATCAAAGAATCCAAGTTGTTCACTGATTCAGAAATCAAAGAGCTAGAAAAAAGTTATGCGTCTTTGCTCAGCCAACTGAAAATAAGCCCGGTGCAACTTCGAATGCAGCTGAATTACGCCAAGGAAAAAGAAAAGCTCGCAGCACAATACAACAAGCAACTTGAAGGACTTGTCGATACTCGCACAAAAGAGCTTCAGGGTGTGATTGCAAAACTTAACAGTACCCAAGCTCAACTAATAGAGACCGAAAAGCAGGCATCATTAGGTAAACTGGTTGCAGGTATAGCCCATGAGATCAATACACCAGTGGGAATATGTGTCACGGCTTCTACGAACCTTAAACATCAAACTAGCGACGTATGTCGGACTTACCGACAAGAGAAGCTCACAGAACAAGCACTGTTCGATTACTTTGAGTTATGTACTGAATCTGTTGATATCATCACCAAAAATAGTGAGCGCGCATCAAATTTAATCCGTAGTTTCAAACAAGTTGCTGTGGATCAATCGGCCGATGAATTGAGAACGATTGACATTTCTCAATACTTGGATGAAATAACCCTCTCATTGAAGCCAGTACTGCAAAAGGCAAAACACAAGATAAATATATCCTGCGATCAAACAATATCCTTTACCAGCTATGCTGGTGCTATTTCACAGCTGTTTACCAACTTAATTATGAACAGCGTGATTCATGCCTTCAAAGCAGATCAAGTGGGCAATATTGATATTCAAGTGTTTGAAAAGGAGAAACACCTTTACATCACCTATAAAGACGATGGTGAAGGGCTAATTGAAGAACATGCTAAAAGCCTATTTGACCCGTTTTTTACAACCAAACGAGATGAAGGAGGCAGTGGCCTAGGTGCTCATCTTATTCATACCATCGTGACACAAAAACTGCTCGGAAGTATTAACTTTGAGACAGCACCCGGGGAAGGACTCACTTACCACATATCCTTCCCATTGAAACGAACAAACAGTGAAGAACCGCCTGAAAATCAAGATAATTTTGAGAGCTAA
- a CDS encoding alanine/glycine:cation symporter family protein: MSNIQPILQSIDKFIWGPPLLVLLVGTGIYFTFRLGALQIRHLPTALKMVFSKGEGAKGEGDISSFSALCTALSATIGTGNIVGVATAIKLGGPGALFWMWLAALFGMATKYSECLLAVKFRQVDENGQMVGGPMYYLKNGVNSKILATMFAVFALGVACFGIGTFPQVNAIVEAGALSFGISKYVTAAVLTLLVAFVTLGGIQSISKVAEKVVPAMAIFYVATCFGLILANLDKLGDAFHLVITSAFNSTAASGGFLGATIMLAIQSGVARGVFSNESGLGSAPMAAAAAQTDSPAKQGLVSMTGTFFDTIIICTMTGLALIITGAWNSDFAGAAMTTHAFAVGLPSHTFGPMLVSIGLMFFAFTTILGWNYYGERCVVYLFGTKGIRLYKYIFIALVASGAFLHLDMIWVIADIVNGLMAIPNLIGLIALRHVVADETAQYFTSRRKVRVSKEIPSAS; this comes from the coding sequence ATGAGCAACATCCAACCCATTTTACAAAGTATTGATAAGTTTATTTGGGGACCACCACTTTTAGTCCTACTTGTTGGTACTGGTATTTACTTCACTTTCCGACTAGGTGCCTTGCAAATCAGGCATTTACCCACCGCTTTAAAAATGGTGTTTAGTAAAGGGGAAGGAGCCAAAGGCGAAGGCGATATATCAAGCTTTTCAGCTTTGTGTACTGCTCTATCTGCGACTATTGGCACAGGGAATATCGTTGGCGTTGCAACTGCAATCAAACTAGGTGGCCCTGGTGCGCTATTTTGGATGTGGCTTGCTGCTTTGTTTGGAATGGCAACTAAGTACTCCGAATGCTTACTAGCAGTTAAGTTTCGTCAAGTAGACGAAAATGGACAAATGGTCGGCGGCCCGATGTACTACCTAAAAAATGGCGTTAATTCTAAAATCCTTGCAACGATGTTTGCCGTTTTCGCGTTGGGTGTTGCCTGCTTTGGTATCGGCACATTTCCGCAAGTCAATGCGATTGTCGAAGCTGGTGCCCTATCCTTTGGTATATCAAAATACGTTACCGCAGCAGTACTTACCCTTTTGGTTGCTTTCGTTACCCTAGGCGGTATTCAGTCCATCTCGAAAGTAGCAGAAAAAGTCGTTCCAGCTATGGCGATATTTTATGTCGCAACTTGCTTTGGCTTAATCCTCGCGAACCTCGACAAGCTAGGTGATGCTTTTCACTTAGTCATTACTTCAGCATTTAACTCAACCGCAGCAAGTGGTGGGTTCCTAGGCGCAACGATTATGCTCGCTATCCAATCTGGTGTCGCTCGAGGAGTATTCTCCAATGAGTCTGGATTAGGCAGTGCGCCAATGGCAGCAGCTGCTGCGCAAACTGATTCACCAGCGAAACAAGGGCTTGTTTCCATGACGGGCACTTTTTTCGATACCATCATCATTTGTACCATGACTGGGCTTGCATTAATTATAACGGGAGCTTGGAACAGTGATTTTGCTGGTGCGGCCATGACCACTCACGCGTTTGCTGTCGGCTTACCAAGTCACACATTTGGCCCAATGCTTGTTTCGATTGGACTGATGTTTTTCGCTTTTACCACTATTTTGGGTTGGAATTATTATGGTGAACGCTGTGTTGTTTACCTATTCGGTACGAAGGGCATCAGGTTATATAAATACATATTCATCGCTTTAGTTGCCTCAGGCGCTTTCCTGCATCTTGATATGATATGGGTAATTGCAGACATCGTGAATGGGTTAATGGCAATACCAAACCTTATTGGTCTAATCGCACTTCGCCACGTCGTCGCTGACGAAACTGCTCAATATTTCACAAGTAGAAGAAAAGTGAGAGTATCAAAAGAAATTCCTTCTGCTTCTTAA
- a CDS encoding fumarylacetoacetate hydrolase family protein produces the protein MKFIRFVKNASTRLGLLEGSIIYDITEQVTSQDISTLKAHTDQLKQLNKAHLVALPLGDIDRVLECVADIGKIICIGANSSTHNQEIGVELKEPMFFFKPRSAIWGAMDPIPYTEMNQKVDWEGELAVVIGKQGKNISAANAMEYVFGYACFNDLSDRYWQFKDGGAEIGGQTCMAKCFDGFAPLGPTLVTKDEIDDPENLQMTLKVNGEIRQDFNSSDYIRGVTECVSQLSRFMTLNPGDIIALGSGPGNAQHWNEQYLQPGDTVSFHIEGLGTQHQTVVKA, from the coding sequence ATGAAATTTATTCGCTTCGTTAAAAACGCCTCAACAAGGCTCGGCTTACTCGAAGGTTCAATAATTTACGATATTACTGAGCAAGTCACATCTCAAGATATTTCAACGTTAAAAGCTCACACTGATCAATTAAAGCAATTGAACAAAGCTCATCTAGTCGCACTGCCACTTGGCGACATAGATCGCGTCTTAGAGTGCGTCGCTGATATCGGCAAAATTATTTGCATCGGTGCGAACTCAAGCACTCACAACCAAGAGATTGGAGTAGAACTCAAAGAGCCAATGTTTTTCTTTAAACCTCGCTCTGCCATATGGGGAGCTATGGACCCTATTCCATATACTGAGATGAACCAAAAAGTGGACTGGGAAGGTGAGCTCGCCGTGGTAATTGGTAAGCAAGGCAAAAATATCTCAGCAGCAAATGCGATGGAGTATGTGTTTGGCTACGCATGCTTTAACGATCTTTCAGACAGATACTGGCAGTTTAAAGATGGTGGTGCGGAAATTGGAGGTCAAACGTGTATGGCCAAATGCTTTGATGGTTTCGCACCACTTGGCCCTACGTTAGTAACAAAAGACGAAATAGATGACCCTGAAAACCTGCAAATGACCTTAAAAGTAAATGGAGAGATTAGGCAAGATTTCAACTCAAGCGACTATATTCGCGGTGTTACCGAGTGCGTTAGCCAATTGAGTCGCTTTATGACTTTAAACCCTGGAGATATTATTGCTTTGGGTTCCGGGCCGGGCAACGCTCAGCATTGGAACGAGCAGTATTTACAGCCGGGCGATACCGTCAGCTTCCATATCGAAGGCTTAGGTACACAACACCAAACCGTAGTAAAAGCCTAG
- a CDS encoding LysR family transcriptional regulator, with translation MKSIEPLRCFVKVVEQGSFSGAAKEMNMAISSVSRYVQLLESELNSSLFIRNTRHITLTEMGSMVYRRGLEICTQIDRLGESVAEKRHQVQGKVKLTAPLWFGSHMISPILVKLRRQWPELLVQIDYNDKARDPYDQEYDLYVQITNPKSSLLIARPLKSVEYWLCASPEYICEHGTVNEIHSLTSHQLLKQSAPTGYQGWYFYDEKNRCVQIDTSKGEFSSNASISLWQAALHHAGIVMLARKMIEEDVANGKLVRLLESYRCIPYPQDSFLHLVYAKGKTQEPKCKVVVDAILSELGAHSR, from the coding sequence ATGAAATCTATCGAACCATTACGCTGTTTCGTTAAAGTTGTCGAACAAGGCAGTTTTTCTGGAGCAGCGAAAGAAATGAACATGGCGATATCTTCTGTCTCTCGCTATGTTCAGCTGCTTGAAAGTGAATTGAACAGCTCACTGTTTATCCGTAATACACGTCATATCACCCTTACTGAAATGGGGAGCATGGTTTACCGCCGAGGACTTGAAATCTGCACACAGATTGACAGGTTAGGTGAGTCGGTGGCCGAAAAGCGTCATCAAGTGCAAGGGAAAGTAAAGCTGACAGCACCACTTTGGTTTGGCTCTCATATGATTAGCCCCATTTTAGTAAAACTGAGGCGACAATGGCCCGAATTGTTAGTGCAGATTGACTACAATGACAAGGCACGAGATCCGTATGACCAAGAATATGACTTGTATGTGCAAATTACTAACCCCAAAAGCTCATTGCTCATTGCTAGACCCTTAAAATCAGTAGAGTATTGGCTTTGTGCGAGCCCTGAATATATTTGTGAGCATGGGACAGTGAATGAAATACACAGTTTAACTTCTCATCAATTGCTAAAACAAAGTGCGCCAACAGGTTACCAAGGGTGGTATTTCTACGACGAAAAAAATAGATGTGTGCAAATAGATACATCAAAAGGGGAGTTCTCTAGCAATGCATCGATTTCGTTATGGCAAGCAGCTCTACATCATGCTGGCATCGTTATGTTAGCAAGGAAAATGATCGAAGAAGATGTGGCTAACGGGAAGTTGGTGAGGCTGCTAGAGTCATACCGTTGTATACCTTACCCGCAAGACTCTTTTCTTCACTTAGTGTATGCCAAAGGCAAAACACAGGAGCCAAAATGTAAGGTTGTCGTAGACGCGATATTATCGGAATTGGGCGCACACTCGCGCTAA
- a CDS encoding chromosome partitioning protein ParA gives MNTQNELDDQEDVVVIEQRDKRTYVYIIIALIVGLAVGGLIGSTMTANKWKATLSRIEGEYKNLQLHTSELVTTAKNKVADADKESQQKMEQALKDQADKYLAEISKLKTQVTEVEKVNMSLEEQVSTQKQKIDASEKTISKLDRQAEIQTTMFEHSKELFQKEMKVKQELASLEKEREQLVPTLDALKKECNLYLEGTSWNATSDSCNKRDEAQSRLSQVDQLIQVHKLDLKQINELTSEIGLSK, from the coding sequence TTGAACACTCAAAATGAATTGGATGATCAAGAAGACGTTGTGGTTATCGAACAACGTGATAAACGCACTTATGTATACATAATTATTGCTTTAATTGTTGGTCTTGCAGTTGGTGGCTTAATTGGATCTACCATGACGGCAAATAAGTGGAAAGCTACCCTTAGCAGAATTGAAGGCGAATACAAAAATTTGCAGCTACATACTTCGGAACTAGTGACCACAGCGAAAAATAAAGTGGCTGATGCAGATAAAGAATCACAGCAAAAAATGGAACAAGCGCTGAAGGATCAAGCAGACAAGTACCTAGCCGAAATTTCCAAGTTAAAAACTCAAGTGACTGAAGTTGAAAAAGTGAATATGTCACTAGAAGAGCAAGTTTCGACACAGAAGCAAAAAATAGACGCATCTGAGAAAACGATAAGCAAGTTGGATAGGCAAGCTGAAATACAAACAACGATGTTTGAGCACTCGAAAGAACTGTTCCAAAAAGAAATGAAAGTTAAGCAAGAGCTGGCGTCACTTGAGAAAGAACGTGAGCAATTGGTCCCTACTCTAGATGCGCTAAAAAAAGAGTGCAATCTGTATTTAGAGGGTACGTCTTGGAACGCGACTTCAGACTCTTGCAACAAAAGGGATGAAGCTCAATCGAGACTGAGTCAGGTCGATCAGTTGATTCAAGTACATAAACTGGATCTTAAGCAAATCAATGAACTTACCAGTGAAATAGGGTTATCGAAATAG
- a CDS encoding ferredoxin--NADP reductase — translation MQSIPRDVVVGEVIKRVDWTDKIFTIWVRSDVGPYKAGQFTKLALPNEAGEWTKRAYSMVSSHQLTPNELEFLIITDDNGTLTPRLNQLSVGDEVYVGKTISGFMTIDEIPDYAKDLWLLSTGTAIGPYLSILREKEAVQRFRKIVLVHAVRYGNELVYPELTQQLIHQYEGRLLHVPIISREQESEVLHGRIPKLLLSGEIQAEAALDISVDYSWVYMCGNPQMVRDTAETLKALGLTKHLRKKPGHFSSENYW, via the coding sequence ATGCAGTCAATTCCAAGAGATGTAGTAGTTGGCGAAGTGATTAAAAGGGTAGATTGGACGGATAAGATTTTCACAATCTGGGTGCGATCTGATGTAGGACCATATAAAGCAGGTCAATTCACCAAACTTGCTTTACCCAACGAGGCTGGCGAGTGGACAAAGCGAGCCTACTCAATGGTTTCAAGTCACCAACTAACACCTAACGAGCTTGAGTTTCTAATTATTACCGATGACAACGGGACGTTAACGCCTAGGCTAAACCAGCTGTCGGTCGGTGATGAAGTTTATGTTGGCAAGACTATCTCGGGCTTTATGACGATTGATGAAATTCCGGACTATGCCAAAGATTTATGGCTGCTTTCTACAGGTACTGCAATCGGTCCATATTTATCCATTCTAAGAGAAAAAGAAGCTGTGCAGCGATTTAGAAAAATCGTTTTGGTGCATGCCGTCCGCTACGGGAATGAGTTGGTGTATCCAGAGCTAACTCAACAACTGATTCATCAATATGAAGGTCGACTGTTACATGTTCCTATTATTAGCCGGGAACAAGAGAGTGAAGTTCTACATGGACGCATACCGAAGTTACTGCTTAGCGGAGAAATTCAGGCTGAAGCAGCGTTAGATATTTCAGTCGACTATTCATGGGTATACATGTGTGGAAACCCGCAAATGGTGCGAGATACGGCGGAAACACTCAAGGCATTAGGACTGACTAAACACTTGAGGAAAAAACCTGGACATTTTAGTAGCGAAAATTACTGGTAA
- a CDS encoding ATP-binding protein, with amino-acid sequence MTQRKNKRWLGIDKQLVIVTVLTSVVLALISASINFYMNYKAELSELKQDLQQLKDSNINSFSQSLWVEDREQLTSLSLGLLKNPSIQYIKIEDHFGEAMSFGTPVENNRIISVWKLTHQMGDKTYNLATLTINSDLAPIYSNLLNNFLLILVMTAIETFLVVSVLILIVIKLIVRPIGELSDAMADFEGPIPNHVNLPSRWFNDELTLLTNKYNTCVAQLNQSYAELVSAKQKAEVANQKKSEFLANMSHEIRTPMNGIIGIAALLEDLDSTPQQKEYLQVLNASSHTLLDIINEILDFSKIEAGHFTLENTPFDLHNIIQQQANIYTIKAQEKGLQFSCDIAADIPHLLNGDPTRLTQVISNLLSNATKFTDNGSICLDIKLQNISDENATVKVSVRDTGIGIAKDKLEDIFDKFQQADGSTTRKYGGTGLGLAISKKIVELMGGTLQVVSQEGLGSQFFFEIVLPIEQQKIGQQGAKKPLQNICDFPSNPEMPTLDLSHITCPENAPRILLVEDTLVNQQVIKIMLGNMGLPVEIAENGREAILLCLDNQYDAVLMDCHMPELDGFEATKRIRSNGKPWAKHVPIIAVTANVISEDKQKCFDVGMNDFIPKPLTPEVLRDVLSKYINLQGLTKELENKKSQSIN; translated from the coding sequence ATGACGCAAAGAAAAAACAAACGTTGGCTAGGAATTGACAAGCAATTAGTGATTGTTACTGTCCTCACAAGTGTTGTGCTCGCGCTAATTAGTGCATCCATTAATTTTTATATGAATTACAAAGCTGAACTCAGTGAACTCAAACAAGATTTACAACAGCTCAAAGACAGTAATATCAACAGCTTTAGCCAATCACTATGGGTAGAAGATAGAGAACAGTTGACTAGCCTGAGTTTAGGTCTGCTAAAAAACCCTAGCATTCAATATATTAAAATCGAAGACCACTTTGGTGAAGCAATGTCGTTTGGTACACCTGTTGAGAACAATCGCATTATTAGTGTATGGAAATTGACCCACCAAATGGGGGACAAAACTTATAACCTAGCGACATTAACAATTAACTCAGATCTCGCTCCAATTTATTCCAACTTATTGAATAATTTCCTGTTAATCTTAGTGATGACAGCAATTGAGACCTTTTTAGTTGTATCAGTTTTGATCTTGATTGTGATAAAACTAATTGTAAGACCCATTGGTGAGCTGTCTGACGCGATGGCTGATTTTGAAGGACCAATACCAAATCATGTAAACCTACCAAGTCGTTGGTTTAATGACGAACTCACGCTATTAACCAACAAATACAATACCTGTGTCGCCCAACTCAACCAAAGCTATGCGGAGCTTGTATCAGCCAAGCAGAAAGCAGAAGTCGCAAACCAAAAGAAAAGTGAGTTTTTGGCCAATATGAGTCATGAGATTCGAACACCGATGAACGGCATTATTGGCATTGCTGCTTTGCTAGAAGACCTAGACAGCACTCCACAACAAAAAGAGTACCTACAAGTACTCAATGCTTCCTCACATACTTTACTTGATATAATCAATGAAATTCTCGACTTCTCCAAAATAGAGGCTGGGCATTTTACTCTAGAAAATACACCGTTTGACTTACACAATATCATCCAGCAACAAGCCAATATCTACACCATCAAAGCCCAAGAAAAAGGCCTGCAGTTTAGTTGTGACATCGCAGCAGATATTCCGCACTTACTCAACGGTGACCCAACTCGACTTACTCAAGTCATCAGCAATTTACTTAGCAATGCCACCAAATTTACCGACAACGGTTCAATTTGTCTTGATATAAAACTACAAAATATCAGCGACGAAAATGCTACTGTGAAGGTTTCTGTTCGAGACACTGGCATAGGCATAGCTAAAGATAAGCTCGAAGATATTTTTGATAAGTTTCAACAAGCCGACGGCAGCACAACTCGAAAATACGGTGGCACTGGCCTTGGCTTAGCAATCAGCAAAAAAATTGTTGAATTAATGGGCGGAACGCTACAGGTAGTCAGTCAGGAAGGACTAGGCAGCCAGTTTTTCTTCGAAATTGTGTTACCAATAGAGCAACAGAAAATCGGACAACAAGGCGCTAAAAAACCTTTGCAGAATATATGCGACTTCCCAAGTAACCCAGAGATGCCTACGCTTGACCTATCACACATAACGTGTCCAGAAAATGCACCTAGAATACTTTTAGTTGAAGACACACTGGTAAACCAACAAGTAATTAAAATCATGTTGGGAAATATGGGGCTACCTGTTGAGATTGCAGAAAATGGCCGAGAAGCCATCTTATTGTGTTTAGACAATCAGTATGATGCAGTGCTGATGGACTGCCATATGCCTGAGTTAGACGGCTTTGAAGCAACCAAAAGAATACGCAGCAATGGTAAGCCATGGGCAAAACATGTTCCTATCATTGCTGTTACTGCTAATGTTATAAGCGAGGACAAGCAAAAGTGTTTTGATGTTGGAATGAACGATTTTATTCCGAAGCCATTAACACCTGAAGTTCTAAGAGATGTACTCAGTAAATATATTAATTTACAAGGCCTTACTAAAGAGCTAGAAAACAAAAAATCACAAAGCATCAATTAG
- a CDS encoding substrate-binding periplasmic protein: MRCVSKIMLASMLSFASTYSVAEAVNYYVIAKQAQPFQIEDQSDNHSGIVTDIVKAIFADGKYDINYHTYPFNRMISILEAGGEKNWITYGSPNWGKVQAENLSDLPIYTVKHALVTSKTGDFEFEGMDSMKGKGVVLLHGFDYPQLVPYIKSGEVEEIRVKNYRSAFKVVRRTPGDTAFIEMSSRVKYNLGKLSLDETDFDIQGFSDVIPDYNIYLAFDKNMDPRIQAFINKRLAELTQSGEIETIISKYI, from the coding sequence ATGAGGTGTGTATCTAAGATAATGTTAGCAAGCATGCTCTCGTTTGCATCCACATATTCAGTAGCCGAGGCCGTCAACTACTATGTGATAGCGAAACAAGCGCAGCCATTTCAAATTGAAGATCAGTCAGACAATCATTCAGGGATAGTAACCGACATTGTTAAAGCGATCTTTGCGGATGGAAAGTACGATATCAATTATCATACGTACCCGTTCAATCGTATGATTTCGATTTTGGAAGCGGGCGGTGAGAAAAACTGGATAACCTATGGCAGCCCAAATTGGGGGAAAGTACAGGCAGAAAACTTGTCTGATCTGCCAATTTACACCGTGAAACATGCTTTAGTTACTAGCAAAACTGGTGACTTTGAGTTCGAAGGCATGGACTCGATGAAAGGCAAAGGTGTCGTTTTGTTGCATGGTTTTGATTATCCCCAATTGGTGCCTTATATAAAGTCTGGAGAGGTTGAAGAAATTCGGGTAAAAAATTATCGATCAGCGTTTAAGGTAGTACGTCGTACTCCCGGAGACACCGCCTTTATCGAGATGTCTTCTAGGGTCAAATACAACTTAGGTAAGCTAAGCTTGGATGAGACTGATTTCGATATACAAGGCTTTAGCGATGTGATTCCAGACTACAACATCTATTTGGCATTTGATAAAAACATGGATCCGCGAATTCAAGCGTTCATCAATAAGCGACTTGCAGAGCTCACCCAATCGGGCGAAATAGAAACAATAATCAGCAAGTACATATAG